ACGCCGCGCGCAACGGTGATCATCCTCGGATGCCAGATGCTGCTGCTCCCCGCGGTCGCATTCGGACTGGCGATCGTGTTCGACCTGGAACCATTGCTCGCCGTCGGCCTGATGACCCTCGCGGCGTCCCCGGGTGGGTCGATGGCCAGCCTGATGAGTCATCTCTTCCGCGGCGACGTCGCGCTCAACATCACCCTGACCGCGGTTAACTCTGTGCTCGCTCTGATCACCCTGCCGATCGTGGTGAATCTGTCGCTGGCGTACTTCACCGACGCGTCGGACAACATCGGTGCGCAACCGGGGAAGCTGTTGCAGGTGTTCGCGGTGGTCCTCATCCCGGTCGCACTGGGCATGCTGGTCCGGGCACGTGCCGAGGGGGTCGCGACGCGCGCCGACCGGCCGGTTCGGATCGCATCGGTGGTGCTGGTCGTCGTCGTACTGCTCGGCACGCTGCTCAGCGAGGACCGCGTGATGGATTTCCTCGTGAAGGCCGGCGCGGTGACGTCGGTGTTCTGCGTGGTGTCCCTGGGTCTGGGCTATCTCATCCCGCGGCTCGCGGGTCTGGGACAGGCCCAGTCGATCGCCGGCGGCTTCGAGATCGGGCTGCACAATGCGACGTTGGCGCTCGCGGTCACCCTGACGGTGCTCGACAGCACTGAGATGTCGGTGGCGCCCGCGGTGTACGGCATCGCGATGTTCCCGTTGGCGGGGGCGTTCGGTGTGGTGGTCTCGCGGCTCGGGCGGGTGGGTGCCCGGTGAATCATCCCGGTTCTGGCCGCAGCTTCGGATTCCGGCACGGAGCAGGAACTGCGGCCAGACACCGGAACTGAAGCCAGAACGAGAAACCCCCGCCATCCGACGTGGTCGGTTGGCGGGGGTCTCGTGCGGTGCGCCCGTAGGGATTCGAACCCCAAACCTTCTGATCCGTAGTCAGATGCTCTATCCGTTGAGCTACGGGCGCGTGCTATTCAGTTGTGCCCCGCTGTGGGCGGGTCGGCGGAGGCGAGAGGATTTGAACCTCCGGTCCCGTTTTAGCGAGACAACTCATTAGCAGTGAGTCCCATTCGGCCGCTCTGGCACGCCTCCTAGCGGAGTCCTTTCGAACTGCCGAAGCGAAAGATTACACACGTCTGCGCACGCGAAGCAAACCAGCACCGTTTTGGCCGTTGGCCGGGCCCGGACCTACATTTGTCGGGTGACCCTGCGCATCCGCCCAGACCTCGACGACCTGCCCGTCTACGTGCCCGGCAAGACGTTTCCGGGCGCGGTGAAGCTGGCGAGCAACGAGGTGACCGAGGGCCCGTTGCCGAGCGTTCTGGAGGCGATCACCGCCGCGGCCGGGTCGGCCAACCGCTATCCCGACAACGGCATGGTGGAGCTCACCGCGGCGCTGTCGAAGAAGCTGGGCGTCACCGAGGACGAGATCCAGGTCGGCTGCGGTTCGGTGATCCTCTGCCAGAACCTGATCACCATCACCAGCGGCCCCGGCGACGAGGTGCTGTTCGGCTGGCGGTCGTTCGAGACGTATCCGCTCGCGACCCGGGTGACCGGCGCGACGCCGGTACAGATCCCACTGACCCCCGACCTCACCTACGACCTTCCGGCGATGGCCGCGGCGATCACCGAGCGCACGCGCCTGATCTTCGTCTGCAACCCGAACAACCCGACCGGCACGGTCGTCGAGGCCGACGCGCTTCGCGAGTTCCTCCGGGCGGTGCCGTCCGACGTCATCGTGGCCCTCGACGAGGCCTACTTCGAGTACCTGCGCCTGGGCCCGACGCAGGCCTACGACGCGGTCGAGCTGCACCGCGAGTTCCGCAACCTCGTCGTCCTGCGGACCTTCTCCAAGGCCTACGGCCTCGCCGGGCTGCGGGTGGGCTACGCGCTCGGCGATCCCGAGGTCATCACCGCCCTCGGCAAGGTGCATGTGCCGTTCTCGGTGAACAGCCTCGCCCAGCACGCCGCGGTGGCATGCCTCGACGCCGAGGACGAGCTGCTGGCCCGGACCGAGGCCGTCGTCGCCGAACGCATCCGGGTGACGCATCGGCTCCGCGAGCTCGGCTATCGCGTGCCGGATTCGCAGGCCAACTTCGTCTGGCTCGACCTGGGCGACGCGACCGTCGACTTCGCGCGGGACTGCGTGGCGGCCGGTGTGGTGGTCCGGCCGTTCGCCGGTGACGGCGCGCGGGTCACGGTCACCAACCCGGCCGAGGACGACGCGTTCCTCCGCTTCGCCGAGCAGTGGAGTGGGCGCGCCTGACGAGCGCCGCGCCCGTCTACAGGTCGCGTGAGATGGTCGGCCAGGCCGCCGGGAGATCCTGTTCCCAGTAGACCCAGTTGTGGGTCCCGATGAGGCGGAAGCCCTCGGTGAACGGGACGTTGTTGGCCCGCAGGGTCGCGGCGAACTCCAGCGAACAACGCCAGGCCCCGACCTCCAATGCCGACGCTGCCGCGGTCACGGCCGGACGCGGACCGTCCTTGGGGTCGTAGGGTGCGGTGAGGTCGAGGGGACCGACCGCCCCGGAGCCGGCGGCGAGGTAGATGTTCTTGCCGCGCAGCCTGTCGAGGTACCGGCTCGGATCGTGGGCATTCCAGTTGGCGGACCCGAACGGGCCCCACATGTTGGTGGCGTCGCCGCCGCTCTTGGCGACCGTGGTGCGCACGTAGCTCTCGTTGACCGGGCCGGACACCGGCGGGCACCCGCTCAGCGACGCGATCCCGGAGTACAGGTCGGGGTGCCGTGCCGCGAGCGCGAACGCCGACTGGCCACCCATCGAGAGGCCCACCACCGCATTGCGGCCGGTTCCGTCGAACCGGTCATCGACCAGCGGCGGCAGCTCCCTCGTGAGGAACGTCTCCCACTGCGGCTTGCCGATCTTCGGATCGCGCCGGGTCCAGTTCGTGTAGAAGCTGCCCGCGCCACCGGTCGGCAACACCACGTTGACGTTCTTGTCGGCGAAGAACTTTCCCGCCTTGCCTTTGGTGATCCAGTCGCTGACGTCTTCACCGGCGTCGGCGCCGTCGAGGAGATACACCGTCGATCGAGGTCCGCTGCTGTTGCGCGGGGTGAGGACGGAGACCTTGACCTTGCCACCCATCGACGGCGAGTTGACCCAGACGTCGGTTCGTTCCGGGCTCAGCCGAGCGGTCTTCGAGATCTTGGCGACCTTGGTGTCGGCGTGCGCCACCGTGGGCGCTCCCATCAGCGCGATCATCAGCGCGGCGACCACCGCCGCCCATCGACTCGAGTTCCGCATGTTCTCCCTCACTGCGCACGCCCGCGACTGCACCCGAACGCCGGTCTCGGCGTCGGTATCGGCATCGGACACGCGGCATCCCCCCGGCGCCGCCTCCCCTGACAGGATACTGATCGGTAATCGCCTTGCGGAACCCCGACGAGGCCATTCGTGCGTACATCCGGCAACAGTTCGGCGACATTCTCGAGAGGCGGATGCAGATGACACCGGTGGAGACAACCCGCGACACACCCGAAGACGCAGGTCACGGCGGTCTCGGCCCGGGCGGCTTCGCGTACGTCGCGCATGTCCCGGTCCGCTGGTCGGACATGGACGCCTTCGGCCACATCAATCATGCGCGCATGGTCACGTTGATGGAGGAGGCTCGGGTGGCGTGGCTGCTCTCGACCGGCGCCGGGAGCGAAGCGAGCGGGCCGAATGTCACTGGCGCCGGGAGCGAAGCGAGCGGGCCGAATCAGACCGGCGCCGGGAGCGAAGCGAGCGGGCCGAATTCGCCCGGCGCCGGGTATGCGCCGTTGATCAAGAGCGCGATGATCGTGCACGTCGAGATCCGCTACCAGCGACAGCTGCGCCACGACGACTCGCCGCTGCAGGTGGGCATGTGGATCAAGGGCAACCGGTCGGTCGACTTCACCATCGGCTACGAGGTCCGCGCCCGCGACGACGCG
This sequence is a window from Gordonia insulae. Protein-coding genes within it:
- a CDS encoding bile acid:sodium symporter family protein encodes the protein MESSFVSVGLPVALAVVMFGLGLSLSVADFRRVVATPRATVIILGCQMLLLPAVAFGLAIVFDLEPLLAVGLMTLAASPGGSMASLMSHLFRGDVALNITLTAVNSVLALITLPIVVNLSLAYFTDASDNIGAQPGKLLQVFAVVLIPVALGMLVRARAEGVATRADRPVRIASVVLVVVVLLGTLLSEDRVMDFLVKAGAVTSVFCVVSLGLGYLIPRLAGLGQAQSIAGGFEIGLHNATLALAVTLTVLDSTEMSVAPAVYGIAMFPLAGAFGVVVSRLGRVGAR
- a CDS encoding acyl-CoA thioesterase, whose product is MTPVETTRDTPEDAGHGGLGPGGFAYVAHVPVRWSDMDAFGHINHARMVTLMEEARVAWLLSTGAGSEASGPNVTGAGSEASGPNQTGAGSEASGPNSPGAGYAPLIKSAMIVHVEIRYQRQLRHDDSPLQVGMWIKGNRSVDFTIGYEVRARDDAPGTKPACVASTQMAVVDIEAHTLRRLTATEKEYLRAWSR
- the hisC gene encoding histidinol-phosphate transaminase, whose amino-acid sequence is MTLRIRPDLDDLPVYVPGKTFPGAVKLASNEVTEGPLPSVLEAITAAAGSANRYPDNGMVELTAALSKKLGVTEDEIQVGCGSVILCQNLITITSGPGDEVLFGWRSFETYPLATRVTGATPVQIPLTPDLTYDLPAMAAAITERTRLIFVCNPNNPTGTVVEADALREFLRAVPSDVIVALDEAYFEYLRLGPTQAYDAVELHREFRNLVVLRTFSKAYGLAGLRVGYALGDPEVITALGKVHVPFSVNSLAQHAAVACLDAEDELLARTEAVVAERIRVTHRLRELGYRVPDSQANFVWLDLGDATVDFARDCVAAGVVVRPFAGDGARVTVTNPAEDDAFLRFAEQWSGRA
- a CDS encoding alpha/beta hydrolase; the encoded protein is MIALMGAPTVAHADTKVAKISKTARLSPERTDVWVNSPSMGGKVKVSVLTPRNSSGPRSTVYLLDGADAGEDVSDWITKGKAGKFFADKNVNVVLPTGGAGSFYTNWTRRDPKIGKPQWETFLTRELPPLVDDRFDGTGRNAVVGLSMGGQSAFALAARHPDLYSGIASLSGCPPVSGPVNESYVRTTVAKSGGDATNMWGPFGSANWNAHDPSRYLDRLRGKNIYLAAGSGAVGPLDLTAPYDPKDGPRPAVTAAASALEVGAWRCSLEFAATLRANNVPFTEGFRLIGTHNWVYWEQDLPAAWPTISRDL